In one window of Micromonospora cathayae DNA:
- a CDS encoding class I adenylate-forming enzyme family protein, translating to MTPTERHADRQPPSDPADVRSTPLGRATLGDQLRRQARRQPDKTAMITYTGTGDRVEISYRELHRRVTATVDLLTGLGVRHGDVVATLLPASVDLAVTYFAALSIGAPFTPVNPRLTDEELDRQLRHATPRVLVVDDADRPRIATLTDDAAPPVVLDRTRLPEPTGADSHVDHPVHENDVAAIIYTSGTENAPKGVMLSHRNFLIGTTPAWVYANYLVENDVFLLLAPGYTMAGLGTVTNVLSVGATVVIAADADPASVLAVVARDRVTVTSQTPTFYRRLAAAATPGHDLRSLRQIHVYGGAIPAAAVDRFAALAPQVEWGTYWGQSELSQLGSVGYFRTLADIPDGNLRWIGRPMPHLEVRVLDESGADAEVGELVCRSPATMLGYHRDRDRTAAVLGDGWLRTGDIVRTDRAGNLFFEDRRKDMIKTGGMNVSAGEVEAVIARHPAVETVAVLGLPDEEWSEIVVAVLVTRPGQHTDEADIRAFCRRHLVGYKVPKRVEFATDLPYDAQGKLRKRELRSRIEAS from the coding sequence GTGACCCCCACCGAACGGCACGCCGACCGGCAGCCCCCGTCCGACCCGGCCGACGTGCGCAGCACCCCACTCGGCCGCGCCACCCTCGGCGACCAGCTGCGACGGCAGGCCCGCCGGCAGCCGGACAAGACCGCGATGATCACGTACACCGGTACCGGCGACCGGGTCGAGATCAGCTACCGGGAGCTGCACCGCCGCGTCACCGCCACCGTCGACCTGCTGACCGGCCTCGGCGTCCGGCACGGCGACGTGGTCGCCACCCTGCTCCCCGCCTCCGTCGACCTGGCCGTCACCTACTTCGCCGCGCTCAGCATCGGCGCCCCGTTCACCCCGGTGAACCCGCGCCTGACCGACGAGGAACTCGACCGGCAGCTCCGCCACGCGACACCCCGGGTACTGGTCGTCGACGACGCCGACCGGCCCCGGATCGCCACGCTGACCGACGACGCCGCCCCGCCGGTCGTGCTGGACCGCACCCGGCTACCCGAACCGACCGGTGCCGACAGCCACGTCGACCACCCGGTGCACGAGAACGACGTCGCCGCCATCATCTACACCAGCGGCACGGAGAACGCCCCCAAGGGCGTCATGCTCAGCCACCGCAACTTCCTGATCGGCACCACCCCCGCCTGGGTGTACGCCAACTACCTGGTGGAGAACGACGTCTTCCTGCTGCTCGCCCCCGGCTACACGATGGCCGGACTGGGCACCGTCACCAACGTGCTGTCGGTGGGCGCGACGGTGGTGATCGCCGCCGACGCCGACCCCGCCTCGGTGCTCGCCGTCGTGGCCCGCGACCGGGTCACCGTGACCTCCCAGACCCCGACCTTCTACCGCCGGCTCGCCGCCGCCGCCACGCCCGGGCACGACCTGCGGTCCCTGCGGCAGATCCACGTGTACGGCGGAGCCATCCCGGCCGCCGCGGTGGACCGGTTCGCCGCGCTCGCGCCGCAGGTGGAGTGGGGCACCTACTGGGGGCAGAGCGAGCTGTCCCAGTTGGGCAGCGTCGGCTACTTCCGGACGCTGGCCGACATCCCCGACGGCAACCTGCGCTGGATCGGCCGGCCCATGCCCCACCTGGAGGTCCGGGTGCTGGACGAGTCCGGCGCCGACGCCGAGGTCGGCGAGTTGGTCTGCCGCTCCCCCGCCACCATGCTCGGCTACCACCGGGACCGGGACCGGACCGCGGCGGTCCTCGGCGACGGCTGGCTGCGCACCGGCGACATCGTCCGCACCGACCGCGCCGGCAACCTGTTCTTCGAGGACCGCCGCAAAGACATGATCAAGACCGGGGGGATGAACGTCTCGGCCGGCGAGGTGGAGGCGGTCATCGCCCGGCACCCGGCCGTCGAGACGGTCGCCGTCCTCGGGCTGCCCGACGAGGAGTGGTCGGAGATCGTCGTCGCCGTCCTGGTCACCCGGCCCGGCCAGCACACCGACGAGGCCGACATCCGGGCCTTCTGCCGCCGGCACCTGGTCGGCTACAAGGTGCCCAAGCGGGTCGAGTTCGCCACCGACCTGCCCTACGACGCGCAGGGCAAACTCCGCAAGCGCGAACTACGCAGCCGGATCGAGGCGAGCTGA
- a CDS encoding enoyl-CoA hydratase-related protein has protein sequence MDEILVDDVDDVRWLTLNRPTVHNAQNTAMLEALLAVLEDTHRRDDLRALVLRGAGPSFSSGHDLRESAVNPAFAEAIRTADGRRRWERRLFVRPVELLEDLPIPTVCAVQGHCLGAGVMFAAAADLVVAADDAVFGSPVVTALAVNDAEVPSFAWELGVRRAKQALWFDERLDAAEAHRIGFVNWVVPADRLTATVEDVVRRLLAVPAETLALSKATFAFMQDRLGRRDTARYHFVNHVLSHQTEPAQAAAAARRAGRAG, from the coding sequence GTGGACGAGATCCTCGTCGACGACGTCGACGACGTACGGTGGCTGACGTTGAACCGCCCGACGGTGCACAACGCGCAGAACACCGCCATGCTGGAGGCGCTGCTCGCGGTGCTGGAGGACACCCACCGCCGCGACGACCTGCGGGCGCTGGTGCTGCGCGGCGCCGGGCCGTCCTTCAGTTCCGGCCACGACCTGCGGGAGAGCGCCGTCAACCCGGCGTTCGCCGAGGCCATCCGGACCGCCGACGGTCGACGCCGGTGGGAACGCCGGCTCTTCGTCCGCCCGGTGGAGCTGCTGGAGGACCTGCCGATCCCAACGGTCTGCGCGGTCCAGGGACACTGCCTGGGCGCCGGGGTGATGTTCGCCGCCGCCGCCGACCTGGTGGTCGCCGCCGACGACGCGGTGTTCGGCTCACCCGTGGTCACCGCGCTGGCGGTCAACGACGCGGAGGTCCCCTCGTTCGCCTGGGAACTGGGGGTACGCCGGGCCAAGCAGGCGCTGTGGTTCGACGAACGCCTCGACGCCGCCGAGGCGCACCGGATCGGCTTCGTCAACTGGGTGGTGCCCGCCGACCGGCTCACCGCCACCGTCGAGGACGTGGTCCGGCGGCTGCTCGCCGTACCGGCCGAGACGCTGGCCCTGTCGAAGGCCACCTTCGCGTTCATGCAGGACCGGTTGGGCCGCCGGGACACCGCCCGCTACCACTTCGTCAACCACGTGCTCAGCCACCAGACCGAACCGGCGCAGGCCGCCGCGGCGGCCCGGCGGGCGGGCCGGGCCGGCTGA
- a CDS encoding FAD-binding protein, producing the protein MRWDEEYDLVCVGGGIGGLAGAIRGHHLGLSTVVLEKSPWLGGVASYSGGNCFLPGTALARDAGYHDDPDDAERYLSWVAGDGVAIDRRLLRAFLAAVPEAVAFFHDTARVPFRVIAYLPDHYYPAGPGSRPGGRLFEVAVDEATLGEWAAACWPSPHFPFEEGASRNDLYEGGDRVFHPDQPPAGRLRTFGPGLVAGFVRAACVDRNIPVHRRTRVRELVQATDGTILGVRADGPDGLRTLRARRGVLLATGSYGNAPDVARTEGLPELIECSPPVLDGDHLTLTDPTRAALIRAGEAFTALGFHTPGETHPGSDVPLYRQAFASIGFPHSMVVNRRGERFGDESHISYLVNAIKAFDVGERRFRNHPCFLVVDDRFRQRYPLGPFPPGAAWPADLPHADDLGSLADLLGVDRALVDTVAAFNAHARAGRDPEFGRGDFPHARIVNGDPAYPNPNLGPIEQPPFWGIRLSLLGVGIYSLGLAIDPQARALTRAGEPVPGLYATGNAVAHAELPRYHGGFANARNIVYAYLAAGHAARRADPVTTLG; encoded by the coding sequence ATGCGCTGGGACGAGGAGTACGACCTGGTCTGCGTCGGTGGCGGCATCGGCGGGCTGGCCGGCGCGATCCGGGGTCACCACCTCGGGCTGTCCACGGTGGTGCTGGAGAAGTCGCCGTGGCTCGGCGGGGTGGCGTCGTACAGCGGCGGGAACTGCTTCCTCCCCGGCACCGCGCTGGCCCGCGACGCCGGCTACCACGACGACCCCGACGACGCCGAACGCTACCTGAGCTGGGTCGCCGGGGACGGCGTGGCCATCGACCGCCGGCTGCTGCGGGCCTTCCTCGCCGCCGTACCCGAGGCGGTCGCCTTCTTCCACGACACCGCGCGGGTGCCGTTCCGGGTCATCGCATACCTGCCCGACCACTACTACCCCGCCGGCCCCGGCAGCCGGCCCGGTGGCCGGCTGTTCGAGGTGGCGGTCGACGAGGCCACCCTCGGCGAGTGGGCGGCGGCCTGCTGGCCCAGCCCGCACTTCCCGTTCGAGGAGGGCGCCAGCCGCAACGACCTGTACGAGGGCGGCGACCGGGTGTTCCACCCGGACCAGCCGCCGGCCGGCCGGCTGCGCACCTTCGGCCCCGGGCTGGTGGCCGGCTTCGTCCGCGCCGCCTGCGTCGACCGGAACATCCCGGTGCACCGCCGCACCCGGGTCCGCGAGCTGGTCCAGGCCACCGACGGCACGATCCTCGGGGTACGCGCCGACGGCCCGGACGGGCTCCGGACGCTGCGCGCCCGACGGGGCGTCCTGCTCGCCACCGGCTCGTACGGCAACGCCCCGGACGTCGCCCGCACCGAAGGGCTGCCGGAGCTCATCGAGTGCTCCCCGCCGGTCCTCGACGGGGACCACCTGACCCTGACCGACCCCACCCGGGCGGCGCTGATCCGGGCCGGTGAGGCGTTCACCGCCCTCGGTTTCCACACCCCGGGCGAGACCCACCCCGGCTCGGACGTGCCCCTCTACCGGCAGGCGTTCGCCTCGATCGGCTTCCCGCACTCGATGGTGGTCAACCGGCGCGGGGAACGGTTCGGCGACGAGTCGCACATCAGCTACCTGGTCAACGCGATCAAGGCGTTCGACGTCGGGGAACGGCGGTTCCGTAACCATCCGTGCTTCCTGGTGGTCGACGACCGGTTCCGGCAGCGCTACCCGCTCGGCCCGTTCCCGCCCGGCGCGGCCTGGCCGGCGGACCTGCCGCACGCCGACGACCTCGGGTCGCTCGCCGACCTGCTGGGCGTGGACCGGGCGCTGGTCGACACGGTCGCCGCGTTCAACGCGCACGCCCGCGCCGGCCGGGACCCGGAGTTCGGGCGCGGCGACTTCCCGCACGCCCGGATCGTCAACGGCGACCCCGCGTACCCCAACCCCAACCTGGGGCCGATCGAGCAGCCGCCGTTCTGGGGGATCCGGCTGTCCCTGCTCGGGGTGGGCATCTACTCCCTGGGCCTGGCCATCGACCCGCAGGCCAGGGCGCTGACCCGGGCCGGCGAGCCGGTCCCCGGCCTGTACGCCACCGGCAACGCGGTGGCGCACGCCGAGCTGCCCCGCTACCACGGCGGGTTCGCCAACGCCCGCAACATCGTCTACGCCTACCTGGCGGCCGGGCACGCCGCGCGGCGGGCCGATCCGGTGACGACGCTAGGATGA
- a CDS encoding IclR family transcriptional regulator — protein MTSENGSQAVDRALALLHLFTGPTPSWTLTELAREAGLTVSTTHRILKSLLAKEFVTVDPRTRRYSVGVEVMRLASTVLENDATHRLQMVAQEPMERLRAASKETVGLHVRIGRSRVCVSELSSPHPIRMATTIGGVQPLHAGAASKALLAWLPAAEWRDLLRDQPLDRLTPLTITALDALDAELAEVRQRGYATSYGESVAGAAALAAPIFGLQGRPMAALNVTGPLERFDRSAIAATVADLRTASAEISAQLGHVAR, from the coding sequence GTGACCTCGGAGAACGGCTCGCAGGCGGTGGACCGCGCGTTGGCGCTGCTGCACCTGTTCACCGGGCCCACCCCGTCGTGGACGCTGACCGAGCTGGCCCGGGAGGCCGGCCTGACCGTCTCCACCACCCACCGCATCCTCAAGTCGCTGCTGGCCAAGGAGTTCGTCACCGTCGACCCGCGCACCCGCCGCTACTCCGTCGGGGTGGAGGTGATGCGGCTGGCCAGCACGGTGCTGGAGAACGACGCCACGCACCGCCTCCAGATGGTGGCGCAGGAGCCGATGGAACGGCTCCGGGCCGCCTCGAAGGAGACCGTCGGCCTGCACGTGCGGATCGGCCGCAGCCGGGTCTGCGTCTCCGAGCTGTCCAGCCCGCACCCGATCCGGATGGCCACCACCATCGGCGGCGTGCAGCCTCTGCACGCCGGCGCGGCCAGCAAGGCCCTGCTCGCCTGGCTGCCCGCCGCCGAGTGGCGTGACCTGCTGCGCGACCAGCCGCTGGACCGGCTCACCCCGCTGACCATCACCGCCCTGGACGCCCTCGACGCCGAGCTGGCCGAGGTCCGTCAGCGCGGCTACGCCACCAGCTACGGCGAGTCCGTCGCCGGGGCCGCCGCGCTGGCCGCGCCGATCTTCGGTCTCCAGGGGCGGCCGATGGCGGCCCTCAACGTCACCGGTCCGCTGGAGCGCTTCGACCGGTCCGCCATCGCCGCCACCGTGGCCGACCTGCGTACCGCGTCGGCGGAGATCTCCGCCCAGCTCGGCCACGTCGCCCGCTGA
- a CDS encoding ATP-binding cassette domain-containing protein — MLTAITGLLRLSWRQDRRKMIVALALMAGNAVAVPAAALALKHLTNAAAAGDAGTAAWSGVAVTVAAIAALTCAHFAHIAYFEVSELNVLSTDEQLIEISNGTPYLDHHERPEHADRMALAQDELQRIGEGLQALLTGGSLAVSLLLTTVLLTLAHPALVVLPLLAALPLLAGRRAQAAADRAREDSTVDTRQARHLFELTTDAASAKELRLLGLVGHLQQRYATHWRRATARIWRGELTAGLWRAAGQAVFALGYVAALVLVVRDAVRGRAGVGDVVLAIVLASQLNQQVASAVTITQQLVRSGRSLRRLDEVRALVPQPTPPPAAPPAEAAAPLAAPGVPAAPLAAPGVPPAAPGVPPAAPGVPPAASGVLLAPPARLLEGIRLRQVTFTYPGAAGPVLRDVDLLLPAGSTVAIVGENGAGKTTLVKLLNRFYEPDRGAILVDGVDLRDLDLAAWRARTTAAFQDYARPELTAGLAVGIGDLPRAVDDDAVRTGLARAHSTVVDRLPYGLDTRLGRSHADGGVDVSGGQWQQLALGRAMMRDAPLLMVLDEPASALDAEAEHRLFERYADGAARVAADSGGVTVFVSHRFSTVRTADLIIVIGDGGVREVGTHDELIRLDGTYAALYGTQAAAYR, encoded by the coding sequence GTGCTGACGGCGATCACCGGGCTGCTGCGGCTGTCCTGGCGGCAGGACCGGCGCAAGATGATCGTGGCGCTGGCGCTGATGGCCGGCAACGCGGTGGCGGTGCCGGCGGCGGCGTTGGCGCTCAAACACCTCACCAACGCGGCGGCGGCCGGGGACGCCGGGACGGCGGCCTGGTCCGGTGTGGCCGTCACGGTGGCCGCGATCGCCGCGCTGACCTGCGCGCACTTCGCGCACATCGCGTACTTCGAAGTGTCCGAACTCAACGTGCTCAGCACCGACGAGCAACTCATCGAGATCAGCAACGGCACGCCGTACCTCGACCACCACGAGCGGCCCGAGCACGCCGACCGGATGGCACTGGCCCAGGACGAGCTGCAACGCATCGGCGAGGGCCTGCAGGCGCTGCTGACCGGCGGCTCGCTGGCGGTCAGCCTGCTGCTGACCACGGTGCTGCTCACCCTGGCCCACCCGGCGCTGGTGGTGCTGCCGCTACTGGCCGCGCTGCCGCTGCTGGCCGGTCGCCGGGCCCAGGCCGCCGCCGACCGGGCCCGCGAGGACAGCACCGTCGACACCCGGCAGGCCCGGCACCTGTTCGAACTGACCACCGACGCGGCCTCGGCCAAGGAACTGCGCCTGCTGGGCCTGGTCGGCCACCTCCAGCAGCGGTACGCCACGCACTGGCGGCGGGCCACCGCCCGGATCTGGCGCGGCGAGCTGACCGCCGGGCTGTGGCGCGCCGCCGGGCAGGCCGTGTTCGCCCTCGGCTACGTCGCCGCGCTGGTCCTGGTCGTCCGGGACGCGGTACGCGGCCGGGCCGGCGTCGGCGACGTGGTGCTGGCGATCGTGCTCGCCTCGCAACTCAACCAGCAGGTCGCCAGCGCGGTGACGATCACCCAGCAACTGGTGCGCAGCGGCCGTTCCCTGCGTCGCCTGGACGAGGTCCGTGCGCTGGTCCCACAGCCGACCCCGCCCCCCGCCGCGCCACCGGCCGAGGCTGCCGCGCCGCTGGCCGCGCCCGGCGTTCCTGCCGCGCCGCTGGCCGCGCCCGGTGTTCCGCCGGCCGCGCCCGGTGTTCCGCCGGCCGCGCCCGGTGTTCCGCCGGCCGCGTCCGGCGTGCTGCTGGCCCCGCCGGCGCGGCTGCTGGAGGGCATCCGGCTGCGGCAGGTCACCTTCACCTACCCCGGCGCGGCCGGGCCGGTGCTGCGGGACGTCGACCTGCTGCTGCCCGCCGGCAGCACCGTGGCGATCGTGGGCGAGAACGGCGCGGGCAAGACCACGCTGGTCAAGCTGCTCAACCGGTTCTACGAACCGGACCGTGGGGCGATCCTGGTCGACGGCGTCGACCTGCGTGACCTCGACCTGGCGGCCTGGCGGGCGCGGACCACGGCCGCGTTCCAGGACTACGCCCGCCCGGAGCTGACCGCCGGGCTGGCCGTCGGCATCGGTGACCTGCCCCGCGCCGTCGACGACGACGCGGTACGCACCGGGCTGGCCCGCGCGCACAGCACCGTCGTCGACCGGCTGCCGTACGGGCTGGACACCCGGCTGGGCCGCAGCCACGCCGACGGCGGCGTGGACGTCTCCGGCGGCCAGTGGCAGCAGCTCGCGCTCGGTCGGGCGATGATGCGGGACGCCCCGCTGCTGATGGTGCTGGACGAACCGGCGTCGGCGCTGGACGCCGAGGCCGAGCACCGGCTGTTCGAGCGGTACGCCGACGGTGCGGCTCGGGTCGCCGCCGACAGCGGCGGGGTGACGGTGTTCGTCTCGCACCGCTTCTCGACCGTCCGTACCGCCGACCTGATCATCGTGATCGGCGACGGGGGAGTGCGCGAGGTGGGCACCCACGACGAACTGATCCGCCTCGACGGCACGTACGCCGCCCTGTACGGCACCCAGGCCGCCGCCTACCGCTGA
- a CDS encoding ABC transporter ATP-binding protein, whose translation MTASTTSAGQLREAAAARLRIARQWPAAGPGWSAVALALSVSRGVLPVVFAIAVSTTVGRIGPVLHGTAAPERVWGPLTAAGAALIALQLAEAAQKAVGEQLSRRVDGHMYRRLISASLSTREITPLEDPAVLDELGEAGHELRFAFRTPGAAYAGLIALVGPYTQVAGFTVVLAVVLGPWAALAMLTVVLLFRHGQRGGLRRYARVIRDVAAIRRESRYLRGLAMGPAAAKELRVFGLTGWLTERYRQVYRRALAPVWAERRRIYLRPYLLYTTVGLVGVAAVLALAGVRAADGAFDLAGLALVLQAVMALIRLGEFYPDSDTQTQYGMNAETAITAFERAMARYAEPADTGRAGPPGTAAPAIDFTGVRFGYPGAAGPVFDGLDLHIPAGRCTALVGVNGAGKTTLVKLLARLYSPDAGAVRADGVDVADLPARDWQRRIAVVFQDFVRYELSAAANIGFGAVEHLDDRAGIRRAADAAGLLDTLDALPDGLDTLLSRAYDGGVDLSGGQWQRIAIARALFALYHGSTVLVLDEPTAALDVRAEAEFFARFAELTRGRTSILISHRLSSVRLADRIVLLEQGRVVEQGSHDELMAAGGRYATMFTLQAERFAADDSAADDSAAGPGAAGGEPLAQKVG comes from the coding sequence ATGACCGCGTCCACCACCAGCGCCGGGCAGCTGCGCGAGGCCGCCGCCGCCCGGCTGCGCATCGCCCGGCAGTGGCCCGCCGCCGGACCCGGCTGGAGCGCGGTCGCGCTGGCCCTCAGCGTCTCCCGTGGCGTGCTGCCGGTCGTCTTCGCGATCGCCGTGAGCACCACCGTCGGCCGGATCGGCCCGGTGCTGCACGGCACCGCCGCACCGGAGCGGGTGTGGGGGCCGCTGACCGCCGCCGGCGCGGCGCTGATCGCGCTGCAACTGGCCGAGGCGGCGCAGAAGGCCGTCGGCGAGCAGCTCAGTCGACGCGTCGACGGGCACATGTACCGACGGCTCATCTCGGCGTCGCTGTCGACCCGCGAGATCACCCCGCTGGAGGACCCGGCGGTGCTGGACGAGCTGGGCGAGGCCGGGCACGAGCTGCGGTTCGCGTTCCGTACCCCCGGCGCGGCCTACGCCGGGCTGATCGCGCTGGTCGGGCCGTACACGCAGGTCGCCGGGTTCACGGTGGTGCTCGCCGTGGTGCTGGGCCCGTGGGCGGCGCTGGCGATGCTGACGGTGGTGCTGCTGTTCCGGCACGGCCAGCGCGGCGGGCTGCGCCGCTACGCCCGCGTCATCCGCGACGTCGCGGCCATCCGCCGGGAGAGCCGCTACCTGCGCGGGCTGGCGATGGGCCCGGCGGCGGCCAAGGAGCTGCGCGTCTTCGGGCTGACCGGCTGGCTGACCGAACGGTACCGGCAGGTCTACCGCCGGGCCCTGGCCCCGGTGTGGGCCGAGCGCCGCCGCATCTACCTGCGGCCCTACCTGCTGTACACGACCGTGGGGCTGGTCGGGGTCGCCGCCGTGCTGGCCCTGGCCGGGGTCCGCGCCGCCGACGGGGCGTTCGACCTGGCCGGGCTGGCGCTGGTGCTCCAGGCGGTGATGGCGCTGATCCGGCTGGGGGAGTTCTACCCGGACTCCGACACCCAGACCCAGTACGGCATGAACGCCGAGACCGCCATCACCGCGTTCGAGCGGGCCATGGCCCGGTACGCCGAACCCGCCGACACCGGCCGGGCCGGGCCGCCCGGCACCGCCGCCCCGGCGATCGACTTCACCGGGGTACGGTTCGGCTATCCCGGCGCGGCCGGTCCGGTCTTCGACGGCCTGGACCTGCACATCCCCGCCGGGCGGTGCACCGCGCTGGTCGGGGTGAACGGCGCGGGCAAGACCACCCTGGTGAAACTCCTGGCCCGGCTCTACTCGCCGGACGCCGGTGCGGTACGCGCCGACGGCGTCGACGTCGCCGACCTGCCCGCCCGGGACTGGCAGCGCCGGATCGCCGTGGTGTTCCAGGACTTCGTGCGGTACGAGCTGTCGGCGGCGGCCAACATCGGCTTCGGCGCGGTCGAGCACCTCGACGACCGCGCCGGGATCCGCCGCGCGGCGGACGCGGCGGGGCTGCTCGACACCCTGGACGCGCTGCCGGACGGTCTGGACACGCTGCTGTCGCGGGCCTACGACGGCGGGGTGGACCTCTCCGGCGGGCAGTGGCAGCGCATCGCCATCGCGCGGGCCCTGTTCGCGCTCTACCACGGCAGTACCGTGCTGGTGCTGGACGAGCCGACCGCGGCGCTGGACGTACGGGCCGAAGCCGAGTTCTTCGCCCGGTTCGCCGAGCTGACCCGGGGCCGGACCAGCATCCTCATCTCGCACCGGCTGTCCAGCGTCCGGCTGGCCGACCGGATCGTCCTGCTCGAACAGGGCCGGGTCGTGGAGCAGGGCAGCCACGACGAGCTGATGGCGGCGGGCGGCCGGTACGCCACCATGTTCACCCTCCAGGCGGAGCGCTTCGCCGCCGACGACAGCGCCGCCGACGACAGCGCCGCCGGCCCCGGTGCCGCAGGCGGCGAGCCGCTCGCGCAGAAGGTGGGATGA